From Agrobacterium tumefaciens, a single genomic window includes:
- a CDS encoding lipopolysaccharide biosynthesis protein yields the protein MPPAPNIKSITTNVGWSVLSKTGTFGLKFVTVPILARLLSPEEFGVVAVGLTVVQFLTMIAGAGLTSALIVEKEEDMDTIHTVFWANLAISCTMAAILYTWAEFFGGLLGAVESAYLLRIMAFLIPLQLAGDVAYSLLARRMNFSKDAVWSMLSESIAAVVAVALAFMGFGVWALIIQLFAAALIRLIGLYAVSHYFPRFVMKPRRLVPLLGFSSGLMGSEIANFVTFQSPMVIIARHLGLADAGAYSASNRFASIPNQVVLSAVMGVLFPAFSRMMDDPQRRRDALMFSTQVLTVLLAPMMFGLWAVAEPAMLVIFGPNWAYAWPVLGLLALSKAILTPCSTFIPYLKGAGYGRVLFWSATIRAVVTTAAVWIAALYGTLIDAMVWLCIVNAVTLVAYSWAVFKASDTPFFSGLYVSSRPMISALVMAICVRYLLEFMGDRIQGATLQVLVGAAAGGLIYGVLVILTERALLQKILGMVKARRTREPATQS from the coding sequence ATGCCCCCAGCTCCAAATATAAAATCTATCACCACGAATGTCGGATGGAGCGTCCTGTCAAAAACAGGGACATTCGGGCTTAAATTTGTCACGGTTCCCATTCTGGCGCGATTGCTGTCGCCCGAAGAATTCGGCGTTGTCGCTGTCGGCTTAACCGTCGTACAATTTCTGACCATGATAGCCGGAGCGGGGCTGACCTCCGCTCTGATCGTCGAAAAAGAAGAGGATATGGACACGATCCATACCGTCTTCTGGGCCAATCTCGCCATTTCCTGCACCATGGCTGCCATCCTATACACCTGGGCAGAGTTCTTCGGCGGACTGCTCGGCGCCGTGGAAAGTGCTTATCTGCTGCGCATCATGGCCTTTCTCATTCCGCTGCAATTGGCGGGCGATGTCGCTTATTCGCTTCTTGCCCGGCGCATGAATTTCAGCAAGGACGCCGTCTGGAGCATGCTTTCGGAAAGCATTGCAGCGGTGGTTGCCGTGGCTCTCGCTTTCATGGGTTTTGGCGTCTGGGCGCTGATCATCCAGCTTTTTGCCGCTGCCCTGATCCGACTGATCGGCCTTTACGCCGTGTCGCATTATTTCCCACGCTTTGTCATGAAACCACGTCGACTGGTGCCGCTTCTTGGTTTCAGCTCCGGTCTGATGGGCTCCGAAATCGCCAATTTCGTCACCTTTCAGTCGCCGATGGTCATCATTGCCAGACATCTCGGGCTCGCTGACGCGGGCGCATATTCTGCTTCCAACCGGTTCGCCAGCATACCCAACCAGGTCGTGTTGTCTGCCGTCATGGGCGTGCTTTTTCCGGCTTTCAGTCGAATGATGGACGACCCGCAGCGGCGGCGCGATGCGCTGATGTTCAGCACGCAGGTGCTGACCGTGCTGCTGGCCCCCATGATGTTCGGTCTTTGGGCTGTTGCCGAACCCGCCATGCTGGTGATCTTCGGCCCGAACTGGGCTTACGCCTGGCCCGTCCTTGGACTGCTGGCCCTTTCGAAGGCAATCCTGACGCCCTGCAGCACTTTCATTCCCTATCTGAAAGGCGCCGGGTACGGACGTGTCCTGTTCTGGTCGGCGACGATTCGCGCCGTTGTCACCACGGCGGCGGTCTGGATCGCAGCACTTTACGGCACCCTGATCGACGCCATGGTCTGGCTTTGCATTGTCAACGCCGTCACCCTCGTCGCTTATTCCTGGGCGGTCTTCAAGGCCAGCGACACACCGTTTTTCAGCGGTCTTTATGTCAGCAGCAGGCCGATGATCTCGGCTCTGGTGATGGCGATTTGTGTGCGTTATCTGCTTGAGTTTATGGGTGATCGCATTCAGGGCGCGACCCTGCAGGTTCTCGTCGGCGCGGCCGCAGGCGGGCTTATCTATGGTGTCCTCGTTATCCTGACAGAAAGAGCCTTGCTGCAAAAAATTCTCGGCATGGTCAAAGCGCGACGTACGCGAGAACCCGCAACCCAGAGTTAA
- a CDS encoding glycosyltransferase family 2 protein: MARFTVVIPYYQKQHGVLGRALASVFAQTYQDFDLVIVDDESPYPIENELADLTTAEQDRITVVKQANAGPGGARNTGLDNVPAASAYVAFLDSDDIWIPDHLKNAAHALDTYEGECYWASMQASDEFYYHFAISELEKNEGAARLSERPLLIELPDLASVMLRNWSFLHLSCMVIGRRLFENIRFDPALRLAAEDVLFFCDCILASQRTLLCDDAGAMRGMGVNIFHSIDNTSPEFLRQQFNTWVALDTLEGRFSRRPDDVASIASYKNTARKQALWSQAGKLKQRKVPEFGLLLKWAIRDPAILRAAFQLGAGKIVGSR, from the coding sequence ATGGCAAGATTTACAGTCGTTATTCCCTATTATCAAAAGCAGCATGGAGTCCTGGGTCGCGCCCTGGCATCGGTGTTTGCGCAGACCTATCAGGACTTCGATCTTGTCATCGTCGATGACGAGTCGCCATACCCGATAGAAAACGAACTCGCTGATCTCACGACAGCCGAGCAGGACCGGATCACCGTCGTCAAGCAGGCGAATGCCGGCCCTGGCGGTGCACGCAACACTGGCCTGGATAATGTTCCGGCGGCAAGTGCCTATGTTGCATTTCTTGATTCCGACGACATCTGGATACCAGATCATCTGAAGAATGCAGCCCACGCGCTCGATACATACGAGGGCGAATGCTATTGGGCTTCCATGCAGGCAAGTGACGAATTTTATTACCATTTCGCCATTTCCGAGCTGGAGAAAAATGAAGGTGCGGCGCGCCTTTCGGAGCGGCCATTGTTGATCGAGCTACCCGATCTCGCGAGTGTCATGCTGCGGAACTGGAGCTTCCTGCATCTTTCCTGCATGGTCATCGGTCGGCGACTTTTCGAAAACATCCGCTTCGATCCGGCGCTCAGGCTGGCGGCTGAAGACGTGCTGTTTTTTTGCGATTGCATCCTGGCATCGCAACGCACACTATTGTGTGACGATGCCGGCGCAATGCGTGGTATGGGCGTCAATATCTTCCACAGCATCGACAACACCTCGCCGGAATTTCTGCGGCAGCAGTTCAATACATGGGTTGCGCTCGACACGCTGGAGGGTCGTTTTTCCCGACGCCCTGATGACGTTGCCTCGATCGCTTCCTATAAAAACACGGCACGCAAACAGGCGCTCTGGAGCCAGGCAGGCAAACTGAAACAGCGCAAAGTTCCCGAATTCGGGTTGCTTCTGAAGTGGGCGATTCGCGATCCGGCAATTCTTCGGGCCGCGTTTCAGCTTGGAGCGGGCAAAATTGTCGGTTCTCGCTGA
- a CDS encoding polysaccharide pyruvyl transferase family protein, whose protein sequence is MKPYHWESHHGNFGDDLNLWLWDFLLPGLRDVHDDVLLVGVGTVLNDVLLPTRQRKLVIGSGYGYGAVPDVSTGLWDIRCVRGEKTAAKLGLAPEMGIVDPAVMVTEMPDFKGLPKVHKKTFVPHWESAEFGMWETVCEPAGLTYLDPRGEAKSVIRAIAQSEFIVAESMHGAILADAFRVPWVAVTTSTSINSFKWSDWAGTVDVKYEPRYVPVSTRAEAAKKGSRFWGMNFPPPAPAAVVEHEVAVREEGDVLVREQPAQKPLRKLAKQVLAAPSTLALWQASRAEPRLSPDGRLEERKERFAAVLETIKRDYL, encoded by the coding sequence ATGAAACCTTACCACTGGGAATCGCATCACGGCAATTTCGGTGACGATCTCAATCTCTGGCTCTGGGATTTCCTGCTTCCGGGCCTGCGAGACGTTCATGACGACGTTCTGCTTGTCGGTGTCGGCACCGTGTTAAACGATGTCCTGCTACCGACCAGACAGCGCAAGCTCGTTATTGGCAGCGGATACGGGTACGGCGCGGTGCCGGATGTCAGTACGGGGCTGTGGGACATTCGTTGCGTGCGCGGCGAAAAAACTGCTGCAAAGCTCGGTCTCGCTCCTGAAATGGGCATTGTAGATCCGGCAGTCATGGTCACCGAGATGCCTGACTTCAAAGGTCTGCCCAAGGTGCACAAGAAAACCTTCGTTCCGCACTGGGAATCGGCGGAGTTCGGCATGTGGGAAACGGTATGCGAACCTGCTGGCCTGACCTATCTCGATCCGCGTGGCGAGGCGAAGTCTGTCATCCGCGCCATCGCACAGTCTGAATTCATCGTCGCCGAATCGATGCATGGAGCGATCCTTGCCGATGCCTTCCGTGTGCCGTGGGTCGCCGTCACGACATCGACTTCGATCAACAGCTTCAAATGGAGCGATTGGGCAGGCACCGTCGACGTCAAATACGAGCCGCGTTATGTGCCGGTGTCGACACGTGCCGAGGCGGCCAAGAAGGGGTCACGTTTCTGGGGGATGAATTTCCCGCCGCCAGCACCGGCTGCCGTCGTTGAGCACGAGGTTGCGGTTAGGGAAGAGGGTGATGTGCTGGTGCGCGAGCAGCCCGCGCAGAAACCGCTCCGCAAGCTAGCCAAGCAGGTGCTTGCCGCGCCCTCGACGCTGGCGCTCTGGCAGGCCAGCCGGGCGGAACCTCGTCTTAGTCCCGATGGCAGGCTGGAGGAACGCAAGGAGCGTTTTGCAGCGGTGCTCGAAACGATCAAGCGCGATTATCTTTAA
- a CDS encoding glycosyltransferase family 2 protein, translated as MANGSQSICVIIAAKNAADTIAIAIRSALAEPEVAEVVVIDDGSSDKTSDVAHATDDGTGRLKVSRFDTNRGPSAARNHAISISSAPLISILDADDFFFKGRFAAMLAEDDWDMVADNIAFIQQTVAGASSMVPESFEPQSHFLSLKEFVEGNISRPGVERGETGFLKPVIRRSFLDRNALRYDEAMRLGEDYELYVRALAAGARYKVIRHCGYGAIVRGNSLSGRHRTEDLRLLYEADRAILAAANLSAAEKAVLREHERHIRSKFELRHFLDTKKQKGMGGALGHALSRLPAVPAITSGIWKDKTARFRRSPQQVSDIRYLLTATPIS; from the coding sequence ATGGCCAACGGTTCCCAGTCCATTTGCGTCATTATCGCTGCGAAGAACGCGGCCGACACGATTGCCATCGCTATCCGCTCAGCTCTTGCCGAGCCGGAAGTGGCTGAGGTTGTGGTGATAGACGATGGATCTTCGGATAAAACCAGTGATGTGGCCCATGCCACGGACGATGGCACCGGCCGCCTGAAGGTTTCGCGATTCGACACCAATCGTGGCCCATCGGCTGCGCGCAACCATGCGATCTCCATTTCCTCTGCACCGCTTATCAGCATTCTCGATGCCGACGATTTCTTCTTCAAAGGCCGGTTTGCCGCCATGCTGGCAGAAGATGACTGGGACATGGTTGCTGACAACATCGCCTTCATTCAGCAGACAGTCGCCGGTGCATCCTCGATGGTTCCAGAAAGCTTCGAGCCGCAGTCGCATTTTTTGTCACTGAAGGAGTTCGTCGAGGGCAACATATCCAGGCCCGGTGTCGAACGCGGCGAAACCGGCTTCCTGAAACCGGTCATCCGCAGGTCGTTTCTCGACAGGAATGCGTTGCGTTACGATGAAGCCATGCGTCTCGGCGAAGATTATGAGCTATATGTCAGAGCCCTTGCCGCCGGCGCTCGTTACAAGGTGATCCGTCACTGCGGTTATGGCGCAATCGTACGCGGTAACTCCCTGAGTGGCCGACATCGCACGGAGGATTTGCGTCTGCTCTACGAGGCCGACAGGGCTATCCTTGCCGCCGCCAATCTTTCTGCCGCGGAAAAAGCTGTTCTGCGCGAGCACGAGAGGCATATTCGCAGCAAGTTTGAGCTGCGCCATTTCCTAGACACGAAAAAGCAGAAGGGCATGGGTGGGGCGCTTGGCCATGCGCTCAGCCGTTTGCCTGCCGTCCCCGCCATCACAAGCGGCATCTGGAAGGACAAGACGGCGCGGTTCCGCCGATCCCCGCAACAGGTCAGCGACATTCGATACCTGCTGACCGCAACGCCCATATCCTGA
- a CDS encoding exopolysaccharide production repressor exox has product MYAPRVFVSMIGALLVFAVATYFIHGSFYTAFIQTLIAAVVLQVGYFIGILVLVAREKKQLRDASPFQRERSAENASSDSIKGVPHSGAKLTDM; this is encoded by the coding sequence ATGTATGCACCGCGTGTTTTCGTCAGCATGATCGGTGCCTTGCTCGTATTTGCGGTTGCGACCTACTTCATTCATGGCTCGTTTTATACCGCGTTTATTCAAACCCTGATTGCTGCCGTTGTTCTTCAAGTCGGCTACTTCATCGGTATTCTTGTTCTTGTCGCGCGTGAAAAAAAGCAGCTCCGAGACGCCTCTCCTTTTCAGAGAGAACGAAGTGCTGAAAATGCGTCTTCAGACAGCATAAAGGGTGTTCCACATTCCGGCGCCAAATTGACGGATATGTAG
- a CDS encoding tetratricopeptide repeat protein: protein MTAVDACVVKNSDVSTHRVSMKNNKRFRSPVILCAMLATLAGCATSKQTEDVFRIDRAQGSQENIASLTSVINANPQDPEGYNVRGSAYGRSGDSRRAIEDFNKALQLNPRFYQAYANRALVYRNSGQQQQALQDYNSALQINPSYDVALIGRGNLYRQSGRVNEAFNDFSRAIELETTDGRAWHNRGLIYQLRNQHAQAIEDFSKAISLSSTSPEPYNGRGLSYVALNDDENAFADFNHAISLDDKIAESWANQALVYERRGETAKAAKSYSHAARLDPKYKPALDGIARTRGAS from the coding sequence ATGACCGCTGTTGATGCTTGTGTTGTGAAAAACTCCGATGTCTCCACGCACCGGGTATCGATGAAGAACAACAAACGGTTCCGTTCCCCAGTCATTCTATGCGCTATGCTTGCAACCCTTGCAGGCTGCGCCACGTCCAAGCAGACGGAAGACGTATTCCGGATCGACCGCGCCCAGGGTTCGCAGGAAAACATCGCCTCGCTGACATCGGTCATCAACGCCAATCCGCAAGATCCGGAAGGCTACAACGTTCGTGGCTCCGCTTACGGCCGCTCCGGCGATTCGCGCCGCGCGATCGAGGACTTCAACAAGGCCCTCCAGCTCAACCCGCGCTTCTATCAGGCATATGCGAACCGCGCCCTTGTCTATCGCAACTCGGGACAGCAGCAGCAGGCCCTGCAAGATTACAATTCGGCGCTGCAGATCAATCCAAGCTATGACGTTGCCCTGATCGGACGCGGTAATCTCTATCGCCAGTCCGGACGTGTAAACGAGGCTTTCAACGATTTCTCGCGCGCAATCGAACTGGAAACGACCGACGGACGCGCCTGGCACAATCGCGGCTTGATCTATCAGCTTCGCAATCAGCACGCGCAGGCAATCGAGGACTTTTCCAAGGCCATCTCGTTGTCGTCGACGTCGCCGGAGCCTTACAACGGCCGTGGCCTTTCCTACGTTGCGCTCAATGACGACGAAAATGCTTTCGCCGATTTCAACCACGCCATTTCTCTGGACGACAAGATTGCCGAATCCTGGGCTAACCAGGCACTGGTCTACGAACGCCGCGGCGAGACTGCCAAGGCTGCCAAGTCTTATTCCCATGCCGCACGCCTTGACCCGAAGTACAAACCGGCTCTCGACGGCATTGCGCGTACGCGCGGCGCGTCCTGA
- the rpsU gene encoding 30S ribosomal protein S21 — protein sequence MQVLVRDNNVDQALRVLKKKLQREGVFREMKMRDHFEKPSEKRVREKAEAVRRVRKLARKRAQREGLVAGR from the coding sequence GTGCAGGTACTAGTCCGCGATAATAACGTTGATCAGGCGCTCCGCGTTCTGAAGAAAAAGTTGCAGCGCGAAGGCGTTTTCCGTGAAATGAAGATGCGTGATCACTTTGAAAAGCCTTCAGAAAAGCGCGTTCGTGAAAAGGCTGAAGCGGTTCGCCGCGTTCGCAAGCTGGCACGCAAGCGTGCACAGCGCGAAGGTCTGGTTGCTGGCCGCTGA
- a CDS encoding sarcosine oxidase subunit beta family protein encodes MRKYSVFAVAREALRGHKGWDAQWASPEPRKEYDVVIIGGGGHGLGAAYYLAKEHGITNVAVLEKGWLGGGNSGRNTTIIRSNYLYEESMDIYEHSLKLWEGLSQDLNYNVMYSARGVMMLSHNIHDQQSFKRHINANRLYGIDNEWLTPEQAKAYCPPLDISGNARYPINGAALQRRGGTARHDAVNWGYARAASDRGVHIIQNCEVTAIRRGPDGAVTGVDTNRGFIGAKKIGVSAAGHSSVVMAMADVRVPLHSNPLQALVSEPLKPIFPCVVMSNTVHAYISQSDKGELVIGAGTDQYNSYSQTGGLQIITHTLDAICELFPIFRRVKMMRQWGGITDNTPDRSAIQSVTPVPNLFVNCGWGTGGFKATPGSAHLFAHLIARGEPHRLAAGLTLDRFRTGRLIDEAAAAAVAH; translated from the coding sequence ATGCGCAAATATTCCGTTTTTGCCGTGGCCCGTGAGGCCCTGCGCGGCCACAAGGGCTGGGACGCGCAGTGGGCGTCGCCGGAACCTCGCAAGGAATATGATGTCGTCATCATCGGTGGTGGCGGTCACGGTCTTGGTGCCGCCTACTACCTTGCCAAGGAGCATGGCATCACCAATGTCGCCGTACTTGAAAAAGGCTGGCTTGGTGGCGGCAACAGTGGACGCAACACCACCATCATTCGCTCCAATTATCTTTATGAAGAGAGCATGGACATCTACGAGCATTCCCTGAAACTTTGGGAAGGCCTGAGCCAGGATCTCAATTACAATGTGATGTATTCGGCGCGCGGCGTGATGATGCTGTCGCACAATATTCACGACCAGCAGTCGTTCAAACGCCATATCAATGCCAACCGGCTCTATGGAATAGACAATGAATGGCTGACACCGGAGCAGGCCAAGGCATATTGCCCGCCACTCGATATTTCCGGCAACGCCCGATATCCAATCAATGGTGCAGCATTGCAGAGGCGCGGCGGAACAGCACGTCATGACGCCGTCAACTGGGGTTATGCCCGTGCGGCCTCCGATCGCGGCGTCCACATCATTCAAAACTGTGAGGTGACTGCGATCCGCCGTGGGCCGGATGGCGCCGTAACGGGTGTTGATACCAATCGCGGCTTCATCGGTGCAAAGAAGATCGGGGTATCGGCTGCAGGTCACTCTTCTGTCGTTATGGCCATGGCGGACGTGCGGGTGCCGTTGCACTCCAATCCGCTGCAGGCGCTGGTTTCTGAGCCTTTGAAGCCGATTTTCCCCTGTGTCGTCATGTCAAATACGGTGCATGCCTATATCTCGCAGTCGGACAAGGGCGAACTGGTCATCGGCGCTGGCACCGACCAGTACAACTCCTATTCCCAGACAGGCGGCTTGCAGATCATCACGCACACGCTCGATGCCATCTGTGAGTTGTTCCCCATCTTCCGGCGCGTAAAAATGATGCGTCAATGGGGCGGTATCACCGACAACACACCTGATCGCTCGGCGATCCAGAGCGTGACGCCGGTGCCCAATCTTTTCGTCAATTGCGGCTGGGGGACGGGTGGCTTCAAGGCAACGCCTGGCTCAGCGCACCTGTTTGCGCATCTTATCGCACGTGGTGAGCCACACAGGCTCGCGGCCGGGTTGACGCTCGACCGTTTCCGGACCGGCCGGCTCATCGACGAGGCAGCGGCTGCTGCCGTGGCGCATTGA
- a CDS encoding sarcosine oxidase subunit delta yields MLLIHCPYCGEDRSELEFRWAGEAHIARPENIADISDEAFAEFFFMRDNDKGLVFERWRHIHGCGRFFNAARDTVSDRFYMTYKAGEPKPDRETVLNAQKGSHE; encoded by the coding sequence ATGCTTCTTATTCATTGCCCCTATTGCGGGGAAGACCGCTCCGAGCTGGAGTTTCGTTGGGCAGGTGAAGCTCATATCGCCCGACCTGAAAACATTGCCGATATTTCCGACGAGGCTTTTGCGGAATTTTTCTTCATGCGTGACAATGACAAGGGCCTGGTTTTCGAGCGCTGGCGCCACATTCATGGCTGCGGTCGTTTCTTCAATGCTGCGCGAGACACGGTCAGCGACAGATTTTACATGACGTACAAGGCAGGCGAACCGAAACCGGACAGGGAAACGGTTTTGAATGCGCAAAAGGGAAGTCACGAATGA
- a CDS encoding sarcosine oxidase subunit alpha, with product MSGAYRIKGAGRLTPARTARFTFDGKIYQALEGDTVASALLANGVHLIGRSFKYHRPRGFLSAGPEEPNALIDVSRDSLRKQPNVRATVQEVFDGAIIASQNRFPSLSFDVGAINDFFSPMFAAGFYYKTFMWPKAAWHKIYEPLIRRAAGLGNAPTEPDADHYSSRYAHCDVLVAGGGVAGLTAALAAAKTGASVILADENAEVGGALRFDTGTVIDGLPGFDWAQKVFGELRSMPNVRVLTRTTAFGYYNHNFLALAERVTDHLAVPARHQPRERLWQVRAKKVILAAGAIERHMVFANNDRPGVMLASAARTYLNHYGVAIGENVGVYTAHDSAYETAFDLKKAGVKIAAIVDCREAPDPKLLEEARALGIEVLAGHSVYDTAGRLRVSSMTVGRNGGSNKRKIAIDALAVSAGWTPSVHLFSQSRGKLKFDVENQRFLPDIHAPQSVSIGACAGTDELDELIAEASAAGGSAAEFSGQNARSWAGGMIGAAEGAGEDTGVKAFIDFQHDVCAKDIRLAVREGMHSIEHIKRFTTNGMASDQGKLSNMHGLAIASEALGKDLPKVGLTTFRQPYTPVTFGTLINHSRGALFDPTRKTPMHDEEAAAGAVFEDVGNWKRAWFFPRAGEDLHEAINRECRTVRETVGVFDASTLGKIEVVGPDAAKFLNLIYTNAWDTLKPGRCRYGIMTREDGFVYDDGVVGRLAEDRFHVTTTTGGAPRVLQHMEDYLQTEFPELNVWLTSATEQWAVIAVQGPKARDVIAPFVEGIDLSPEAFPHMAVAEGKFCGVPTRLFRVSFTGELGFEINVPADYGAAVWQTIRERAEAVGGCLYGTETMHILRAEKGYIIVGQDTDGTVTPDDAGLGWAVSKKKTDFVGIRGLKRPDLMRSGRKQLVGLLTKDPQIVPEEGGQIVADPNQPKPMTMLGHVTSAYWSENLGRSIAFALVADGRARVGETLYIPLVDKTIAAEVTDMVFFDKEGARFNG from the coding sequence ATGAGCGGCGCTTATCGTATCAAGGGAGCAGGTCGTCTCACCCCGGCCAGAACTGCGCGCTTCACCTTCGACGGGAAGATCTATCAGGCGTTGGAAGGCGACACGGTTGCGTCTGCACTGCTGGCGAATGGTGTGCACCTGATTGGCCGTTCGTTCAAATATCATCGTCCGCGCGGCTTTTTGTCTGCAGGTCCGGAAGAGCCGAATGCACTGATTGATGTTTCCCGCGACAGCCTGCGCAAACAGCCCAATGTGCGTGCGACCGTGCAGGAAGTTTTCGATGGCGCCATCATCGCGTCGCAGAACCGCTTCCCGTCTTTGTCGTTTGATGTCGGGGCGATCAATGATTTCTTTTCACCGATGTTTGCGGCGGGCTTCTATTACAAGACCTTTATGTGGCCGAAGGCTGCCTGGCACAAGATTTACGAACCTCTGATCCGTCGCGCTGCCGGTCTTGGCAATGCGCCGACGGAGCCGGACGCGGATCACTATTCATCCCGTTATGCTCATTGCGACGTGCTGGTTGCCGGTGGCGGTGTCGCGGGCCTGACAGCGGCGCTTGCTGCTGCAAAGACGGGTGCGAGCGTCATCCTCGCGGATGAAAATGCGGAAGTCGGCGGGGCGCTGCGTTTCGATACGGGAACGGTCATTGATGGTTTGCCTGGCTTTGACTGGGCGCAGAAGGTTTTTGGCGAACTCCGGTCCATGCCGAATGTGCGTGTTCTGACCCGCACCACCGCGTTCGGTTATTACAACCACAATTTTCTGGCTCTGGCGGAACGCGTCACAGATCATCTGGCCGTTCCGGCGAGGCACCAGCCGCGCGAGCGGTTGTGGCAGGTCCGCGCCAAGAAGGTCATCCTGGCCGCAGGCGCGATCGAACGCCACATGGTGTTCGCCAATAATGACCGCCCTGGTGTCATGCTGGCGTCGGCGGCACGCACCTACCTCAATCACTACGGTGTGGCGATCGGCGAGAACGTTGGCGTTTATACCGCGCATGATTCCGCTTATGAGACGGCATTCGATCTGAAAAAGGCGGGAGTGAAAATTGCCGCTATCGTTGACTGCCGTGAGGCCCCGGATCCGAAGCTTCTGGAAGAAGCGAGGGCATTGGGCATCGAGGTGCTGGCGGGACACAGCGTCTATGACACGGCAGGGCGCTTGCGCGTTTCGTCCATGACGGTTGGTCGCAACGGCGGATCGAACAAACGCAAGATTGCAATTGATGCGCTTGCGGTTTCTGCCGGGTGGACGCCTTCTGTCCATCTCTTCTCACAATCGCGCGGAAAACTGAAATTCGATGTTGAGAACCAGCGGTTCCTGCCAGATATCCACGCTCCACAATCCGTTTCGATTGGTGCCTGTGCCGGGACCGACGAACTGGACGAGTTGATTGCCGAAGCCTCTGCCGCAGGCGGCAGCGCTGCGGAATTTTCCGGCCAGAATGCACGAAGCTGGGCGGGCGGCATGATCGGTGCTGCGGAGGGCGCTGGTGAAGATACGGGCGTCAAGGCATTCATCGATTTCCAACATGACGTTTGCGCCAAGGATATCCGTCTTGCGGTGCGCGAAGGCATGCACTCCATCGAGCACATCAAGCGGTTCACCACAAACGGCATGGCGTCCGATCAGGGCAAGCTTTCCAACATGCACGGCCTTGCCATCGCCTCCGAAGCGCTGGGCAAAGACTTGCCAAAGGTGGGCCTCACCACGTTTCGTCAGCCATACACGCCGGTAACCTTTGGTACTCTCATCAATCATTCACGTGGCGCGCTGTTCGATCCGACCCGCAAGACACCGATGCATGATGAGGAGGCTGCGGCTGGTGCCGTCTTTGAGGACGTTGGCAACTGGAAGCGTGCATGGTTTTTCCCGCGTGCGGGCGAAGACCTCCATGAGGCAATCAATCGCGAGTGCAGGACAGTGCGCGAGACTGTTGGCGTCTTCGATGCTTCAACATTGGGCAAGATCGAGGTGGTTGGGCCTGATGCGGCGAAGTTTCTCAATCTCATCTATACCAACGCCTGGGACACGCTGAAGCCAGGCCGGTGCCGTTATGGCATCATGACCCGTGAGGATGGCTTCGTTTATGATGACGGTGTTGTCGGGCGTCTGGCCGAAGACCGCTTCCATGTGACAACGACAACAGGTGGTGCACCACGTGTGTTGCAACACATGGAAGACTATCTGCAGACGGAATTCCCGGAACTGAATGTGTGGCTGACGTCTGCGACCGAACAGTGGGCGGTGATTGCCGTGCAGGGCCCGAAAGCCCGCGATGTTATTGCGCCCTTCGTTGAGGGGATCGATCTATCGCCGGAGGCCTTCCCACATATGGCGGTGGCAGAAGGCAAATTCTGTGGCGTACCAACGCGGCTTTTCAGGGTTTCCTTCACTGGCGAACTCGGGTTCGAAATCAACGTGCCTGCCGATTATGGTGCGGCAGTGTGGCAAACGATCCGGGAACGTGCGGAAGCGGTGGGTGGTTGCCTCTACGGTACTGAAACCATGCATATCCTGCGTGCCGAGAAGGGCTACATCATTGTCGGTCAGGATACGGATGGCACGGTTACACCTGACGATGCCGGTCTCGGTTGGGCGGTTTCCAAGAAGAAGACTGATTTCGTTGGTATACGCGGCCTGAAACGCCCCGACCTTATGCGTTCCGGACGCAAGCAACTGGTTGGCCTTCTGACAAAGGATCCGCAGATTGTGCCGGAGGAAGGCGGACAGATCGTTGCTGACCCGAACCAGCCCAAGCCGATGACTATGCTCGGACATGTGACCTCCGCCTACTGGTCGGAAAACCTCGGCCGCTCAATTGCCTTTGCGCTTGTGGCAGACGGACGGGCGCGTGTAGGCGAGACCCTCTACATTCCGTTGGTCGATAAAACGATTGCCGCAGAAGTCACCGATATGGTGTTCTTCGACAAGGAAGGAGCCCGCTTCAATGGCTGA